A region of the Argonema galeatum A003/A1 genome:
AAGGTTTTAACCAATAAATTATATGCCCGAATGCTTCGCCCCTACTGCCCTAATCGACGAGAGCGGTTGCTATACATAAGAAAGAAGTCTATAAGTCAATAGGAAAAAATGCTTAATTACTAAATGAAATGGAAAAGTTGGGTTTGACTCAACTTTTCCACCCAACTTTTAGCTCGCGCTGGCAATAATGGTGCGGTGGCGAGGACTGTTGCGAGTAATAGTTGGCGTTGCGAAACCAGCATCTAACAAGGCTTGTTCAATATCCAAACTGAAATATTCATCTAACCAAGGTTCGGTACTTTTGAGCAATGTCAGAATATACGGCGGCATTTTGGCGTAGATTTCCGATTTAGGATTCATATCCATGATGGCTAAATGACCGTTTGGACGCAGCAGACGCCGCGCTTGGCGGAAAATTTGCCGCGTTGCTTCTTGCGGCAGTTCGTGGCACACCAGGAAGATAGATACTAAATCAAATGACGCTGAGGGTAAACCAGTTGATTCGGCGGCGGCATGAACCCAACGGATTTGAGCGTTACGCTGGTGGGAGTTGTAGTTTGCAACTGCCAGAAAATAGGGTGATAAGTCAAGACCAGTTATTTTTGCCTGGGGATAGGTATCCTGGAGGGCAAAGGTACTCATCCCCACGCTGCAACCGATATCCAAAATATTTTGTGGGTGGTTGGGAATATGGGCGAGGATATCGTGGTAACTTTGACGTAGTTTGGAATCTCCATCGGCACTTGCATTCCCCCAAATAGTGGCGTGGACGGTATAGGCGGCAACTTCCACTTCTAAGGCAGGTTCCCAACCGAGATTGCCGTTATCGTAGGCATGGAACGATCGCAGGTAGTAATCTGGGTAAGTTATGTTGGGGTTTTGTACCTGCGCTAAGTGGGTTTCCCAATCGTGCGATCGCAACTCCTCTACTTGCTTTGTCCAAGACACACCAATCTTCTCGGCTCGTTTCATCATCATTTGACGAGCTTGATGTTTGGCTAAGGCAGCTATCGGTTTGACAGCAAGCACTCCATTGATGAAGCGCGAAGCTAATCCAGTATCGGTATTATCTACAGTAGCAGTCATTTGATTAGTCATCAGTCATTTGTCATTAGTGATTTGTCTATAATACCAATGTCCGGTTGTAGACTTATCCTGTCAGTAGCGGCAATTGCTGAGCAATACCCACCCTCCAATTCTAATGACCAATGACTAATGACTAATACACCTCTCCAGAAATTAAAGGTGCGTTACCTGTAACCCTTGTAGAGACGTTGCATGCAACGTCTCTACATTATTTGAAAGGAGATGACCAATGACTATTTTGTTTTTGGTTTGAGTGCTAGCAACATTTCCACTTGACTCGTTGATGCGTCAGGCTGAGTAGCGGTGAGTCCGATACCGCGAATGGAATTGAGGATGGCGTTGGCGTCTGGCGGGAGGGGGCTATTTTGTGCAGCAGCGAGGTTACGATTTACCAAGGACATTGTTTTGTCCATATCGATGTAAAAGTAGCCTATATTTGGCTTCTGCAAAGAACCTGCGATCGCTTTAAAAGATTCGCTACCATCGAGAGAGTTAGAATTGGTTACCATTACATCGATAAGTGGACTACCAACTGCCACAAATACCGATTCATTATCCAGCCAACCATATCCTAATAATATTTCTTGACTGGGAAGTTTCCATTCTTTTACTGTTTTGCCTTGGACGTTTCTTTCTGCTACCGTGATGGAGTTAGTTTGCGCGATCGCATCTATTTTAGCTAATGTTGCTTCTGCGGTTTGGCGATCGCTTGTTTTCAACACCAAAGCACCACCAAAACCAAACTGAGCTAACAAACCTTGGTCAGATGAAATTGCTGCCAATGCAAATTCCCCATCCATCCAACCAAAAATATCTTTATCTAGGTCAAGATTGTAGCTAGTTCTGATTTGCTGTCTGTATTGGTCGAGTTGTTTTTGAAGTTCAGTATTTTTTTCTGATTCTGCTACTACAGCTGCCCAACCGCGACTGATACCTTGTCCGCTGATGAGTGCGATCGTCTCAAGCGGAAATTGCGCCACCACTTTTCCCGGAGTAGGTTTGTACTCTACTTTAATTAAAGACGGATCTACTTTTCCTATTGCTTTCATCCGCAAACCAGAATCATCAACTCCCAATCCCATTACCAAAGATTTTACCAGCTTTAGTTGCGCCAGAGATTGAGGCGGCAATGGTGGCGAATTAGGATTGCTGGCGATTAATTGTTGTATTACATTTCCGTATTCAGGTATGTAAATTTGCGCCAGAGTATTTTGTATATCTACACTCTTGGAAAGAAGGCTAACTGCATTTTCTTTCTTAGCAAATGAAGGTTGTCCTTTGAAAGTGTCTATTGCTTGTTCCACAGCTTTTCTTTCCGGTGCAAACACTAAATGGTCATTCAAAACAGCGCTGTATGTTTTACCGCTACTACCCGTTGTTTCCAATATTTTGACACCATTGTAGTCTGTCTCCTGACCTTTAATTTGCGACTTAATTTTATTAGAAAAATTCCAGGCACTTATTTTGTCTTTAATCCCAACTACCATCAAAAGGTTTTGCTTTCCCGGTATATTTGGGTCTGATGGCAGAACAGCAAACATCACACTACCAAGCCAAGGGTAAATATCTTTTGCATAATCAATTTTCGATTCCGCCGTCATCTGCTTGTTGAAGTCGTTTAGACCTTTGTTAATAGCAGATTGAGCTTCCGGAGTACCAAATTGCTGCAATTGCGCCCAAGCTTTAGGGTCTGTGGAAATCATGCCTGTCATCAATGCTTCATCCGGCACAACTTTAGCACTAGCCAAAGGACTTGTGGCATCGCTAAAAACACCTTTCAAGTAAAGATAGCCAAATACGCCACCTGCTACGATAACAGCAAGACCAATTGTAATTGGATTGAGAATACCCGGTTTTTTTTCAGACATTTTATTATCCTTAGATTTGATTAGTTTGTCATCAGTCATCAGTCATTTGTAAATAACCGATGACCGAATCTATATCTAAGGTATTAGCAGTTTCGCTGGCAAGCCATAAGTATTTATACGCAGAGATTCTGAAACTCTCACATCTTGTAGCATGACCCGCTTGGGGTTAAAAACCCTCACATCTCATAACCCGCTTGGGGTTCAAACCCCAAGCTCATAGCGAAAGTCCACTGAAGTGGACTGAAATTGTTTAGCAGTTCCATAACCCGCTTGGGGTTCAAACCCCAAGCTCATAGCGAAAGTCCACTGAAGTGGACTGATACGAAATCCGGTTATGACAGACCCCCTATAAATATTTACCAAATTCGCTTTGAGTAAAGGTTTCGGCGTTGATAGCAAGAGCTTTATTAAAGCCGATTTGGGATGAAATCGTTTACCAGTCCACTGAAGTGGACTTGAGCTATTAGCCTGGGGTTTGAACCCCAGGCGGGCTTTGAGCTTTAAGAGGTTTCCTGTATACAGCGGGAACCGCTGTTATGCGGTACAGTATGCGAAGGGGAAGGGCGAAGCATTCCGGTAATTCATCTTTGCTGATTACCAATAAATCATCTGCCGGAATGCTTCGCCCCTACCTAAAATGTACTTCATAACAGCGGGAACCGCTGTATATGGGTTACAGGCGTTTGGTTTGACAACCCACCCTACGTTTATGCTTGTTAAAATCGCAACAGCCTCAGCATCACCAGGGAAAACGCAGATGGCGAGAAATCGGTTAACAATCACCCACGAAAATGATACGATTCGCCTATCTTGGCAACGGGGACAAGAAAGCACCCGCTTCGCCGATGCTATCCCCTTCCAGCATCCCTTTGATGAGCAAGCGTTGACAGACTTACGCTGGTATCTGGAAGAATTTCTCAGATTTCCCTACGGTATTGAACCAGATAAAGCGAAAAAAATCGAGCAGAAGTTGCAGGAATGGGGAGAACAGCTATTTTCCCTAGTATTCCGCAGCAGCGAGAAAGCGCGGCAATTTTTTCAGGCGGCGACTTGGGACGGGTTGAATCAGTGCCAACTTAGCATAACTTCCGACGACCCAGCGGTGCTGAATTTGCCTTGGGAGTTGCTGTACTCGCCAGATGACCGAATATTTCTTGCACCCAAAATTGCCCAAATGTATCGCAGTCTCAGCGATTATAAGGTGCGGGGAGAAAAGGGGGAAATGCAGCAGGAAAAATTGAATATTTTGCTGGTAATTGCGCGTCCTCTGGGAGAAAAAGATATCGGTTTTCAAACAATTGCACGTCCAATGTTGGCAGCGCTCAAAGAAATTCGGCAGCAAGTTAATCTTAAAGTATTGCGTCCCCCCAGCTTTCAAGAATTTGAGCGGGAACTGAATAACAATAAAAGTTTTTATCACATCGTTCATTTTGACGGACATGGGAAATTTGACCCCACCAGTGTGGGATTTCAACACTCATTTGGAGGTGCAGGACAGGGTTTACTCGTATTTGAAAATCCCGATGGTTCGCCACAACATATTACTGCTGCCCAAATTGCCCAGAGTTTAACAGATTGCGGCGTGCCGATTTTCGTGTTGAATGCTTGCAAATCTGCCCAAGAGGGAAGCGAACCTTTTTCATCGGTGGCGACGCGCTTAGTGGCGGAAGGTGCGAAAGGTGTGGTGGCGATGGCTTATTCCGTTTACGCTGTCGGTGCGAAGCATTTCATCGGGCGCTTGTACGAAGAGTTGGTACTGGGGAAGAGTTTAGCCGAGGCGGTAGCGGCGGGACGTTTGGAAATGTTGAATCAACGCTTGCGCCCAAGTCCCAAAGGCGATTTGCCGTTGCAAGATTGGTTAGTTCCGGTGCTATATCAGCAGCAATCTTATCAGCCGTTTACACCAAAAGCTGCTCCTGTTAGCCGCGAAGAGAAACGAAAAGCCAGACAGGAAGCTCAAAGCCGTTCTCTAATGGATATACCAGCAAAGGTTGGTTATGAATTCATTGGTCGAGATTACGATATTTTGCGCTTAGAACGAGCCTTTCGCCAAAATCATGTAGTGTTGTTGCAAGGTATGGCGGGTGTTGGTAAAACCGAGTTAACTGGTGGTTTTGCCCGGTGGTTAGATGAAACTCAGGGACGTATCGGCGGCATTTTCTTTACATCTTTTGAGCAAGGCGCAGGCTTGAGTCTGATAGTAAATCAAATTGGTCGAGTGGTGTGGGGCGAGGATTTTTCTCAGGATTTACCGGAAGACCAACTAGATGATGTACTTGATTATTTGCAAAATAACCATTGTCTGTTGATTTGGGATAATTTTGAGCCTGTGGCAGGGTTTCCGACTGGAAATGAACCGCTTTTACCTGCGGATGAGCGAGATAATTTGCAGCGGTTTCTCAAAGAGTTGCGCGGTGGGAAATCCTGGGTGCTGATTACCAGTCGGCGCGAGGAACGTTGGCTGGATTGCGGTTATACGTTATTAAATCTGAAGGGATTGGATGAGAAGGATGCAGAAGAGTTTGCAGCTAAGGTGTTGCGAACTGTGGGAGTAGATAGGGCGAAATTGCCGCCAGAATATTTGGAATTGTTGAAATTGTTGGGGGGACATCCGCTATCGTTGCGGGTGGTGTTACCGCATTTGAAAACGCAAAGTCCGGTGCAGTTGATTAAAGATTTGCGGCAGGGAGGCGATAGGTTTTCTGGTGTGGAGGAGGAAGGGAGAGATGAGTCTCTGATTGTGTCGTTGGATTATTCGTTTGCGAGGTTGTCGGATAAATGCCGTCAGCATTTGCCGTTTTTGGGTTTGTTTAGTGAGCAAGTGAATGCTCATTGCATCAATATGCTCTCTAATCCAGTCCACACTTATTTCATGATTTCCTTCTCTGGAGAACCTCATAATGACTTTGGACAGGCATATCAGGCGGTTTTTGGGGAAGTCTTGCAAGAATCGGATTGGTTAAGGATTCTCAACGAAGCCGTAGAAGCAGGCATTTTAGAACATTTAGGTCAAACCCTGTATAAAATTCACCCTGCTCTGCCTTGGTATTTACGTCAAAGGCTGTCTGAGCGTTATCCTGAAATGGAGGTGAGCAACTTAGAAAAAAAGTTGCTAACTTCTTATGCAGTTTTAGCAGATATTTTCTGTCAAACACTAATTAGCGACGCTCAGATAGCAATCATGCTATTGTTATTTGAGGAACCCAACTTGCTACAAAATCTCCGACTGGCAGAACAATGCCAGGAATGGACTCATGCTATTGTAATTGTGCAAGCTTTAGGGGAAGTTTATAAGCGGCTTGGTCGCCTACTAGAATTTAAGTCAATGAAGCAACGGTTACTCACAAGAATTGGTAATCGTTTTGCAGATGTTAAACCAAAGGGTCAACGGGCTATTGATTTGTGGATTTATCTTCACGAAAATAATTTTACTACTAATAATATTGCAGAAATACCAGTTTCAATATATCAAGAAATTATAGATGCGCTTACAGAATTAGAGCATCCCTTAAAATCTACAAGAATTGCTCATTTATATTATGACATGGGTGGTGATGCAGAGCAAAAACGTGATTTTATTAAAGCTATTGACTATTATAACAAAGCTCTTGACATACTTAACGATGAAGGAGATACTTACAGAACTGCTTCTATTTATGCCCAATTGGGTATTGTCGCACAGAAACAAGGTGATTTTAATACAGCGATTACCTATTATCAAAAAGCTCTTGAAATTTTAATAGATTCAAAGGATTTCTACAGAGTTGCTAAAGTATACAATTATTTGGGCGTAGTGGCAACAGAAAAAAGAGATTTTGATATGGCAATTATTCATTGTAGTGAAGCTCTTGAACTTTTTAAAGGGGGAGGATATTTTTACGACGTTGCAACCACTTATACGCACTTAGGCGCAATTGCACTTGGAAAAGAAAAATTTCAAGATGCAAGTAACTATTATAAAGAAGCTATCAGGAATTTTGAAGATGTGGGCGAAACTGAATCTGCTGCTGTTTGTTATCATCAAATGGGTACTTTAGCATATTTAAAGCGAGATTTAGAACCAGCAAAACTCTATTATAAAAAGGCATTAGAAATTCGATTAAATAATAAAGATTTTTACAAGGCAGCCAATCAATATCACCAACTGGGTATGGTAGCAGAAGAAAAACAAGATTTTACCTCAGCAATTAGGTACTACAACCAGTCCCTACAGATTTGCGAAAATTTTGGAGATTTTAACAGTGCTGCTACTGATTATCACCAACTGGGTATAGTGGCACATAAAAAAGGGGATTTTTATACAGCCATTACTAATTACAAAAAAGCTTTTGAAATTTTTCAAGAATTGGAAGACTGGTATAAAGCTTGTTTTCCTTTGAGGGGATTGGCTAAGCTATTAGAAGAGAACAAGATTTTAATTGATGCTATGAAAATTTATATTAAAGCTTTGTCGATTGACATTGAATATGATAATAAAGAGTTGATTGATTTAGATATCTTGAATTTAGCCCGAATGCTCAAGCTGTTAGGCGAAAGCGAATTTCTGGCAATTTGGCGCGAGGTAACGGATGGGGAATGTGATGGAGATGTGCGGGCAGCAATTTGGTCAGCGCGGGATAATCTAGAAACAGAATGATAGGGGAAATATGGTGCAAGCTGACAAATTAAAGGGGCGAATTAATAATCTCATCTGCGAAACAGACAGCCTGCGAATTGATTCGCAGGCTAATAGCAGAAGTCCTCTGAAGAGGACTAAATAATGTGGAGAATTCAGTCCGTTTGAACGGACTTTCGCTATGAGCCTTGAAATTGATTTCAAGGCGGGTCTGATGGATGAGCGATTATCTGTGTTGGCGGATTAATCATCCCGGTGTGCGTATTAATCCCAGCTGCGAATCGAATCACCCCGGTGTGCGTATTAATCCCAGCTGCGAATCGAATCACCCCGGTGTGCGTATTAATCCCAGCTGCGAATCAATTCGCAGGCTAATAGCAGAAGTCCTCTGAAGAGGACTGAATAATGTGGAAAATTCAGTCCGTTTGAACGGACTTTTGCTATTAGCCTGGAAATTGATTTCCAGGCGGGCCTGATGGATGAGCCATGCTCTGTGTTTGTAAATAAATGTTTAATCATTAGTGACGCTTGCCCAAGATTACCAAAATAGTGTAAAATTATGCCAATGTAAATAAAACAGGTATTTTTATGGCTCTTTGGCGGCTTTATTATCACCTTGTTTGGGCAACAAAAGAACGTCAACCGCTAATCGATCCAAAAAGAGAGCCTGACCTTTATAATTATATTATTGGTAAAGCTGATTCACATCGTTGTATTGTTCATGCCATTGGCGGCATAGAAGACCATATTCATTTAGTAGTTTCTATTCCTCCGACTCTTTCAATTGTAGATTTTGTTAAACATATCAAAGGTAGCAGTTCTCATGAGATGAATCAGCTTTTACCGAGTTCGGGAGTAAAATTTGGTTGGCAACGTGGGTACGGGGTGTTTTCTCTTGGACGCAAGCAATTGGATGAGGCTGTAGCTTATGTGAAGAATCAGAAACAGCATCATTTAGAAGGAACAATTATTGCTGCGTTGGAACGAGAAACGGATGAAGATGATGGGGTAATAGGTTGCGATCGCATTATATATATAAATAAACCTGCTAAAATATATATTTGAGTCAGGTGCTCGGAGTTAAACTAGAAACAGCGTTGTAGGAGAATACCATGCAAGCATACAAAGTTAAGGGAAAAGTCGATGAGGCAGGTAACTTAGTGGTTACAGAACCTGTTAAAATTACCCCAGGAGATGTAGAGGTAATTGTTTGGCACGCAATTGAAACGGTTAATAATGCTACAAATGCAAAAAGTCAACCAGAAGCTGCCAGACCTAAAAGGCAAGTTGAATGCTCAATTCCAATCTTGAAAGAGTGGTTAGAAAACACCGATCCTGTTCCTCCTAATTTTGACCCCGATCGAGCTAAATGGGAATATTTGAAGGAGAAACATAACCTGTGAAAATTCTAATTGACACCAATATTATAGTGGATGTAGCCTTAGAACGCCAGCCATTTTACAGCGAAAGCGTGCAAGTTTTGTCACTTGTTCATCAGAAACGAGTTGAAGGCTACATTTCGGCATCAACTGTTAGCGATCTTTATTACATTATCCGTAAAGTCAAAGGTCGAGATCAAACTATTGATTTTTTAAGTAGGACTCTTACCTTTTGTCAAGTAGCTACAGTGGATCAATCTGTAATCTCAATGGCACTAACTGCCAACTTCAGGGATTTTGAAGATGCGATTCAATACAGCACTGCTAGGGTGAATCAATTGGATGCGATCGTAACTCGCAATACGGCAGATTTTCCTGTTTCTACTCCTCGAATTATGTCTCCGGCGCAGTTGATTCAGGAGTTAACGAATTACTCTTAATTTTGGCCTAACGACTAAAGTCGCGGCTACACAAACAAAGCCTGCCTACGCAGGCTTAAAAGAAAGGTAAACAGATGGGATTTGGTGTTACTCAGGATCGTCACTTTGAAAAAGAATTTCTAAATCGCGGTAACCACTCACCACCCGTGCGATTTCAATACCTCCTTCAATTGCACGATAAAATATTATGTAATCTTCCAGAGGAAAACTCCGCAACCCTGGCTCAAAATTATCCCGATTCCGCCCCATTTCGGCAAAATCTGCCAATAGCTTACACTGTTGTTTGATTCTTTCTTTGAGACTTCTGGCGGCCTGGGGATTGTTACTTGCGATCTAAGTGTTGATTTCCTTCAAGTCTAATCTAGCTGAAGGTGATAAAATGTATCTGCCCATTATTTTGCTTCCTGAATTTGCTGCATTTCTGTTTCAATTCGCTGGATGTCGTCTTCAAGTTCAGCAAACACTAGGTCACCGTCAATTCCCTCACCGCGATCGAGTTCTTCAATACCCACTCTGATTTTCGCTTTCAACCTATCCAAACGCGCCATCTGAGAACGTTCCCTCTCTTCTAAAAGCCTTAACGCTTCGTTAATTACCTCACTAGGTGACTGAAATTTGCCGCTTTTTACTTTCTCGTCAAGAAACTGTTCGAGTTCTGGACTCAGTGATACGTTCATCTCTATAAATTTCCTAAAAGCAACTACTAAAGTATCTTAGGTCAATTATACCTGGAATGGCTTAAATTGGTGTTATCATAATGTAAAAGTTATACCATTGGATTTGATAGAGAAATGGAAACTCAATTAACAACCGCCGAAATCAACGAAAAGCAGCAATTATTGCAAGGTTACGATCCAGCAGAGAAAGCATTGGCTACTCTGAAAGAACATGATGGCAAACCTCATGAAGCTTTTGATAAACTCTGGTCAGAAGTAAATCAAGAAGATATTTTTGGCGATAAAAAATCTCTCTGGGAAGTAACTTTAAAAGTTCTGCGACAAGAACTTTGCGGGAATGAAGGTTTTCGCGGCAAACTCAATGAATATATTAAAAAGCCAGAAGATGCTGCTTTGCTGACAGCGTTGATTATCTCGGTGGTACAGTTAACCACATTGCCGATAAATCCGGCGATCGCAACTATCATCATCCTCTACATCCTCAAAATCGGCATCGGCATTTTTTGCGAATACACCGAACCAGTCGCTGACGCTGACCCCACCGCTGCCAAAGACACGCTGCACAGCTAAACTGGAGTGGGGCTCAGTCGCTAAGTTACAAAAACGCTAACCTGGAAAATGTACCCGATCGCATTTTGTTAATCCCGCCATACCTCTCCTGTGTCACAGAGTCAATCCCACATGAAGTTACATTTTTATTTTGATTCCGAAAATAATCGCCATAAATCTTTTGAGTTACCCGGTTCCCGCCCCCATTACAATCCAGATAGACCGGGACAGGTAGAACATATCTTCCTAGACTTGGCGCTAGATATTCCCAACCGCACCTGCCAAGGAACTTGTAGCATCAGATTAGCGCCTGTGCGGAGTGCGATCGATCGTTTAACCTTGGATGCGGTAAACCTGAATATCCAGTCTGTGCAGGTGGACGGTTCGCCCCAGGATTTTGACTGTGACGAGGAACAACTGCACATCAAACTTGCCACACCGACGCAGGTAGGCAAGCAGATCGAGATTGCGATCGCTTATACTGCCCAAAAACCCCAGCGCGGCATTTACTTCATCGGGCCAGACAAGCACTACCCTCACAAACCCGTTCAAGTTTGGACTCAAGGCGAAGATGAAGATTCCCGCTTCTGGTTTCCCTGCTTCGACTATCCCGGACAGCTAGCAACTTCAGAAATTCGCGTGCGAGTTCCCAAACCGTTGATAGCTATCTCCAACGGCGAACTAATTCATACAGAAGATGTTGGCGAAGACAAAATTTATCACTGGTTGCAGAAAGAAGTTCATCCCACTTATCTGATGACTTTGGCAGTCGGAGATTTTGCCGAAATTCAAGATACTTGGAATAGCAAACCCGTAACTTATTATGTGGAAAAAGGTCGGGAAGAAGAAGCCCGCCTCACTATGGGCAAAACGCCCCGAATGATTGAGTTTTTCAGCGAAAAGTTTGGTTATCCTTATCCTTTTCCCAAATACGCACAAGTTTGCGTTGATGACTTCATTTTTGGGGGAATGGAGAACACCTCGACAACACTGCTGACAGACAGATGTTTGATAGATGAAAGGGCATCTTTGGATAATCGCGGTAGCGAAAGTTTAGTCGCCCACGAACTCGCCCACCAATGGTTTGGGGATTTAGTGGTGATCAAGCATTGGTCTCATGCTTGGATCAAAGAGGGGATGGCGACCTACTCTGAGGTGTTGTGGACGGAAAACGAGTATGGTTTGGAGGATGCAGCGTACTATCGGTTGAATGAGGCGCGTAACTATTTTATCGAAGATAGCAGTCGTTATCGTCGTCCGATCGTTACTCATGTCTACCGGGAAGCGATCGAACTTTATGACCGACATCTATATGAAAAAGGTGCTTGCGTCTACCACACAATCCGCGCCGAGTTGGGAGATGAGTTGTTTTTCCGGGCAATTCATACTTTTGTCCAAGACAACGCCCACAAAACTGTGGAAACTGTAGACTTGCTGCGGGCGATCGAAAAAACTACTGGTCGCAATTTGCTGTTTTTATTTGACCAGTATGTTTATCGCGGCGGACATCCAGACTACAAAGTTGCCTATTCCTGGGATGGCGATAGCAAGCTGGCTAAAGTGACAGTCACTCAAACTCAGGCAAAAGAAGGCAATAATGGCAGTGATAGCGAGTTGTTCGACTTGAAGATTCCGATTGCTTTCGGCTATACCCAAGAAAACAAATTTAAAGAGTTTAAAACTTTTACGGTAAGAGTACACGAACGGGAACAAACTTTTTACTTCCCGTTGGAAGAGAAGCCGCAGTTTGTCAGTTTTGATGTTGGTAATCACTATCTCAAAACTGTGTCTTTGGAGTATGCAGTTGCTGAACTGAAAGCGCAGTTGCAATTCGATCCTGACCCAATCTCGCGGATCTACGCGGCTGAGACTTTGGCGAAAAAAGGTGGGTTAGAGGCGGTAAAAGCGCTATCAGATGCACTGGAAAAAGATGCTTTCTGGGGTATTCGCGCAGAAGTTGCCAAACAGCTAGCTGAAGTGAAACTCGACCAAGCAGGTGAAGCCTTAGTTCATGGTTTGAACGATGAAAACCCTCTAGTCCGCCGCGCTGTGGTGGAAGCCTTAGCTAAAATTAAGACAGCCGAAAGTTATGACGCTGTGAAACATCTGCTGGAAAAAGGCGACGCCAGTTACTATGTGGAGTCGTCAGCAGCTCGTACAATTGGGGGAATGGTAGCATCACCCATCCTTAAAGATAAGGAAGATGAAGCGATCGCACTCCTTAGCCGTATACTGCGAGAAAAAGCTGGGTGGAATGAGGTAGTGCGGATTGGTGCGATCGCAGGTCTGTGTCAGTTAAAAACATCACCAGTAGCCCTCAACCTGATTTTGGAATACACTTACCCCGGCATCCCCCAAGCTTTGCGCCTAGCAGCAATTCGCGCTTTGGGTGCTGTTTCCACAGGTCAGACGCCGAACAACGTTGATTGGATTATCGAAC
Encoded here:
- a CDS encoding class I SAM-dependent methyltransferase, translated to MTATVDNTDTGLASRFINGVLAVKPIAALAKHQARQMMMKRAEKIGVSWTKQVEELRSHDWETHLAQVQNPNITYPDYYLRSFHAYDNGNLGWEPALEVEVAAYTVHATIWGNASADGDSKLRQSYHDILAHIPNHPQNILDIGCSVGMSTFALQDTYPQAKITGLDLSPYFLAVANYNSHQRNAQIRWVHAAAESTGLPSASFDLVSIFLVCHELPQEATRQIFRQARRLLRPNGHLAIMDMNPKSEIYAKMPPYILTLLKSTEPWLDEYFSLDIEQALLDAGFATPTITRNSPRHRTIIASAS
- a CDS encoding DUF3352 domain-containing protein, which translates into the protein MSEKKPGILNPITIGLAVIVAGGVFGYLYLKGVFSDATSPLASAKVVPDEALMTGMISTDPKAWAQLQQFGTPEAQSAINKGLNDFNKQMTAESKIDYAKDIYPWLGSVMFAVLPSDPNIPGKQNLLMVVGIKDKISAWNFSNKIKSQIKGQETDYNGVKILETTGSSGKTYSAVLNDHLVFAPERKAVEQAIDTFKGQPSFAKKENAVSLLSKSVDIQNTLAQIYIPEYGNVIQQLIASNPNSPPLPPQSLAQLKLVKSLVMGLGVDDSGLRMKAIGKVDPSLIKVEYKPTPGKVVAQFPLETIALISGQGISRGWAAVVAESEKNTELQKQLDQYRQQIRTSYNLDLDKDIFGWMDGEFALAAISSDQGLLAQFGFGGALVLKTSDRQTAEATLAKIDAIAQTNSITVAERNVQGKTVKEWKLPSQEILLGYGWLDNESVFVAVGSPLIDVMVTNSNSLDGSESFKAIAGSLQKPNIGYFYIDMDKTMSLVNRNLAAAQNSPLPPDANAILNSIRGIGLTATQPDASTSQVEMLLALKPKTK
- a CDS encoding tetratricopeptide repeat protein: MARNRLTITHENDTIRLSWQRGQESTRFADAIPFQHPFDEQALTDLRWYLEEFLRFPYGIEPDKAKKIEQKLQEWGEQLFSLVFRSSEKARQFFQAATWDGLNQCQLSITSDDPAVLNLPWELLYSPDDRIFLAPKIAQMYRSLSDYKVRGEKGEMQQEKLNILLVIARPLGEKDIGFQTIARPMLAALKEIRQQVNLKVLRPPSFQEFERELNNNKSFYHIVHFDGHGKFDPTSVGFQHSFGGAGQGLLVFENPDGSPQHITAAQIAQSLTDCGVPIFVLNACKSAQEGSEPFSSVATRLVAEGAKGVVAMAYSVYAVGAKHFIGRLYEELVLGKSLAEAVAAGRLEMLNQRLRPSPKGDLPLQDWLVPVLYQQQSYQPFTPKAAPVSREEKRKARQEAQSRSLMDIPAKVGYEFIGRDYDILRLERAFRQNHVVLLQGMAGVGKTELTGGFARWLDETQGRIGGIFFTSFEQGAGLSLIVNQIGRVVWGEDFSQDLPEDQLDDVLDYLQNNHCLLIWDNFEPVAGFPTGNEPLLPADERDNLQRFLKELRGGKSWVLITSRREERWLDCGYTLLNLKGLDEKDAEEFAAKVLRTVGVDRAKLPPEYLELLKLLGGHPLSLRVVLPHLKTQSPVQLIKDLRQGGDRFSGVEEEGRDESLIVSLDYSFARLSDKCRQHLPFLGLFSEQVNAHCINMLSNPVHTYFMISFSGEPHNDFGQAYQAVFGEVLQESDWLRILNEAVEAGILEHLGQTLYKIHPALPWYLRQRLSERYPEMEVSNLEKKLLTSYAVLADIFCQTLISDAQIAIMLLLFEEPNLLQNLRLAEQCQEWTHAIVIVQALGEVYKRLGRLLEFKSMKQRLLTRIGNRFADVKPKGQRAIDLWIYLHENNFTTNNIAEIPVSIYQEIIDALTELEHPLKSTRIAHLYYDMGGDAEQKRDFIKAIDYYNKALDILNDEGDTYRTASIYAQLGIVAQKQGDFNTAITYYQKALEILIDSKDFYRVAKVYNYLGVVATEKRDFDMAIIHCSEALELFKGGGYFYDVATTYTHLGAIALGKEKFQDASNYYKEAIRNFEDVGETESAAVCYHQMGTLAYLKRDLEPAKLYYKKALEIRLNNKDFYKAANQYHQLGMVAEEKQDFTSAIRYYNQSLQICENFGDFNSAATDYHQLGIVAHKKGDFYTAITNYKKAFEIFQELEDWYKACFPLRGLAKLLEENKILIDAMKIYIKALSIDIEYDNKELIDLDILNLARMLKLLGESEFLAIWREVTDGECDGDVRAAIWSARDNLETE
- the tnpA gene encoding IS200/IS605 family transposase is translated as MALWRLYYHLVWATKERQPLIDPKREPDLYNYIIGKADSHRCIVHAIGGIEDHIHLVVSIPPTLSIVDFVKHIKGSSSHEMNQLLPSSGVKFGWQRGYGVFSLGRKQLDEAVAYVKNQKQHHLEGTIIAALERETDEDDGVIGCDRIIYINKPAKIYI
- a CDS encoding type II toxin-antitoxin system VapC family toxin, with amino-acid sequence MKILIDTNIIVDVALERQPFYSESVQVLSLVHQKRVEGYISASTVSDLYYIIRKVKGRDQTIDFLSRTLTFCQVATVDQSVISMALTANFRDFEDAIQYSTARVNQLDAIVTRNTADFPVSTPRIMSPAQLIQELTNYS
- a CDS encoding type II toxin-antitoxin system RelE/ParE family toxin; translation: MASNNPQAARSLKERIKQQCKLLADFAEMGRNRDNFEPGLRSFPLEDYIIFYRAIEGGIEIARVVSGYRDLEILFQSDDPE
- a CDS encoding type II toxin-antitoxin system ParD family antitoxin, which codes for MNVSLSPELEQFLDEKVKSGKFQSPSEVINEALRLLEERERSQMARLDRLKAKIRVGIEELDRGEGIDGDLVFAELEDDIQRIETEMQQIQEAK